In one window of Candidatus Scalindua sp. DNA:
- a CDS encoding universal stress protein → MNILVAIDLSNTSQKVLDKAITLASALSAKVWLLHVTETGPEIGHLNLGPETVRDQAAQEFNREHQDLQKKAETLQKAGVETTPLLVQGATVEIILKKSKELNIDIIVMGSHGHGGVYHLIYGSVCEGVLQSSSCPILIVPVHDRA, encoded by the coding sequence ATGAACATTTTAGTTGCGATTGATTTATCCAATACATCTCAAAAGGTCTTAGATAAGGCAATAACTCTGGCTTCTGCTTTGTCTGCAAAAGTATGGTTGCTCCATGTTACAGAAACAGGACCAGAAATTGGACATTTGAATCTTGGACCAGAAACTGTTCGTGATCAGGCTGCCCAGGAATTCAACAGAGAACATCAGGATTTACAGAAAAAAGCAGAAACTCTTCAGAAGGCTGGTGTTGAGACAACACCCCTTCTTGTCCAGGGTGCAACGGTTGAAATAATACTTAAGAAATCAAAAGAGTTGAATATTGATATAATTGTTATGGGTTCTCATGGACATGGCGGGGTGTATCATTTGATATATGGAAGCGTTTGCGAAGGCGTTTTACAGAGTTCTTCATGCCCGATTCTTATAGTGCCCGTACATGACCGTGCTTAA
- a CDS encoding universal stress protein yields the protein MKHILVTTDFSEASESAFVYAMEQAQLKEKGEAKITLLKVIDVLGPANITFEYGLAISDKKGLLEKLQRQASEKIEELARKHFSGISIETAVLEPEKSVYQEIIDFARENTVDLIVIATHGRTGIKYLLLGSVAERIVRHSPCPVLVIPQPKKREV from the coding sequence ATGAAACATATTCTTGTGACAACTGATTTTTCAGAAGCATCCGAATCTGCATTTGTTTACGCAATGGAACAGGCACAGTTAAAGGAGAAAGGTGAGGCAAAAATTACCCTTCTTAAAGTAATTGATGTCTTGGGGCCAGCAAATATTACGTTTGAATATGGTCTGGCGATTTCTGATAAAAAAGGGCTGCTGGAAAAACTGCAGAGGCAGGCATCTGAAAAAATTGAGGAACTGGCAAGGAAACATTTTTCCGGTATATCGATAGAAACTGCTGTGCTGGAGCCTGAAAAATCGGTATATCAAGAGATAATCGACTTTGCAAGAGAGAACACTGTTGATCTCATAGTAATAGCTACGCATGGGAGAACCGGTATTAAATACCTTCTTTTAGGAAGCGTAGCTGAACGTATAGTACGCCACTCACCGTGTCCGGTTCTGGTTATTCCTCAGCCAAAAAAAAGAGAGGTTTAG
- a CDS encoding glycine zipper domain-containing protein, translating into MNIKLVAVTLFLMGITIFTAGCMTTTQKSAAVGTGSGAAAGAIIGALTGNAGMGAAIGAGAGAIGGALVGDHLDKKREKAEYAQLQRQLEMERQSGSGQGKNYVEGHFEYVNKRKWVDTSKKERVWVAEQYDGSRRIEGHYEDRYAPSGQWQEYEEKTWIPAHYE; encoded by the coding sequence ATGAATATCAAATTAGTTGCGGTGACGCTGTTCCTGATGGGTATTACAATTTTTACGGCTGGTTGTATGACTACAACTCAAAAAAGTGCCGCAGTAGGGACAGGAAGTGGAGCTGCTGCAGGAGCAATTATAGGAGCTTTAACAGGTAATGCGGGCATGGGTGCTGCAATTGGTGCAGGTGCGGGCGCTATAGGAGGTGCATTAGTAGGTGACCATCTGGACAAGAAGAGAGAAAAAGCTGAATATGCACAACTGCAAAGACAACTTGAGATGGAAAGACAGTCCGGTTCCGGCCAGGGAAAGAACTATGTTGAAGGACATTTTGAATATGTAAACAAGAGAAAGTGGGTTGATACCTCAAAGAAAGAGAGGGTATGGGTTGCTGAGCAATACGATGGAAGTCGGAGAATTGAAGGACATTATGAAGACAGGTACGCTCCTTCCGGTCAGTGGCAGGAGTATGAAGAGAAGACCTGGATTCCTGCTCACTACGAGTAA
- a CDS encoding 1-acyl-sn-glycerol-3-phosphate acyltransferase — MRRIIIKIIQLSLYWPFLFLFRIFLDFKVEGTHNLLKTDDSFILAVNHISYLDPISVLISLPFRSKYIPIFYVADDYFYKILFFYRFTGGIPVRKSLDLESSGREIINKLDHGERVVIFPEGGIRRGKKIRPRRGISYVAAKSGKLIVPLKIESNLDGTISVLGGTIFDLLTRKYWVKMVFGKPFRIDETIGKIPESLSELRVASKELFQRIETVTNGS, encoded by the coding sequence ATGCGTAGAATTATTATAAAAATAATACAGCTATCATTATACTGGCCTTTTTTGTTTCTGTTTCGAATCTTCTTGGATTTTAAGGTCGAGGGAACGCATAATCTCCTGAAGACCGATGACTCTTTTATTTTAGCCGTAAATCATATTTCGTATCTGGATCCCATATCGGTTTTAATTTCCCTTCCATTTCGTTCGAAATATATTCCCATTTTTTACGTGGCTGATGATTATTTTTATAAGATCTTGTTCTTTTATCGTTTTACGGGAGGAATTCCTGTCCGAAAGAGTCTGGATCTGGAATCATCCGGTAGAGAAATAATAAATAAATTAGACCATGGTGAAAGGGTTGTTATTTTTCCTGAAGGTGGCATAAGACGGGGTAAAAAGATCAGACCCCGCAGGGGAATTTCCTATGTTGCTGCCAAAAGCGGTAAATTAATTGTGCCTCTTAAAATAGAGTCTAATCTTGATGGTACTATAAGTGTGTTGGGTGGAACGATATTTGATCTGCTGACACGAAAATATTGGGTAAAAATGGTTTTTGGAAAACCTTTCAGGATTGATGAGACAATCGGGAAGATACCGGAAAGTCTTTCAGAATTAAGAGTAGCATCTAAAGAGCTATTTCAAAGAATAGAAACTGTTACCAATGGTAGCTGA
- a CDS encoding ISKra4 family transposase, giving the protein MVKRKIESSDNWRALFYGFLDTRLDKIEEEYSMEDLGEISKAVFEERAEILGQLILGFIERKFGHLLNQQSCDCPECGKGMQRQGKQSKTIQTLAGQFELTRPYFYCRACRLGYYPLDEALGLSESSKQYDVQDVEAWLSSETAYETASETYERITGVKLSEHHMHETTNAIGQEVGILDVCPPREEIDKQIENLSVDKFRRPIMMLALDGAHGPMRPEPSPHPRKGKRGKGEYKEIKGFRLYLIDGQTIIHLISWHQVCADHELAEYLVKIKEAGLIPHEKIRLGIIGDGAPWIWNRCKEIFPSAKEILDYYHCSEYVHGVANAHYGKETRESLQWCEATLTRIYYGYHEEVLGGLGKMKARTQDIQDKIDKFYTYLTNHCEKMDYSSAKRGGYHIGSGAIESANKFISHTRLKRSGAWWYIQNANNILKIRCAKYNGTYDKVIEKYKRDDQERIKNKKFKRSLRIVK; this is encoded by the coding sequence GTGGTGAAAAGAAAGATAGAGTCATCCGATAACTGGAGAGCTTTATTTTATGGTTTTTTAGACACCCGATTGGATAAGATTGAGGAAGAGTACTCAATGGAAGATTTAGGAGAAATCTCAAAAGCTGTTTTCGAAGAGAGAGCGGAGATATTAGGACAACTGATTCTTGGGTTCATAGAGAGGAAATTTGGACATTTATTGAATCAGCAAAGCTGCGATTGCCCCGAATGCGGCAAGGGTATGCAAAGACAAGGAAAACAATCCAAGACTATCCAAACCCTTGCCGGACAATTTGAATTAACCAGGCCTTATTTTTATTGCAGAGCGTGTCGTTTAGGATACTATCCTTTAGACGAAGCCCTTGGATTGTCTGAATCATCGAAGCAATATGATGTGCAAGATGTGGAAGCCTGGTTGTCAAGCGAAACGGCCTATGAGACGGCCAGCGAAACCTACGAGAGAATAACCGGAGTAAAGCTGAGTGAACATCATATGCATGAGACCACGAATGCCATTGGTCAAGAAGTGGGAATTTTGGATGTCTGCCCGCCCAGGGAAGAGATTGATAAGCAGATAGAAAACCTCTCAGTGGATAAGTTTCGTCGTCCCATTATGATGCTTGCCCTGGATGGAGCCCACGGGCCGATGCGTCCCGAGCCAAGTCCTCACCCCCGTAAAGGGAAAAGAGGCAAGGGAGAATACAAAGAGATTAAAGGTTTTAGACTGTATCTCATCGATGGTCAAACTATTATTCATTTAATTAGCTGGCACCAGGTTTGTGCAGATCACGAATTAGCAGAATACTTGGTTAAGATCAAAGAAGCCGGGCTTATTCCCCACGAGAAGATACGCCTGGGAATTATAGGAGACGGTGCTCCCTGGATCTGGAACCGATGTAAAGAAATATTTCCCTCGGCAAAAGAGATTCTCGACTATTACCATTGCTCGGAGTATGTCCATGGTGTAGCCAATGCCCATTACGGAAAAGAGACAAGAGAGTCTCTACAGTGGTGTGAGGCGACTCTGACAAGAATATATTATGGTTACCATGAAGAGGTGCTTGGCGGTCTTGGAAAGATGAAAGCCCGAACTCAAGATATTCAAGATAAAATTGACAAGTTTTATACCTATCTCACAAATCATTGTGAAAAGATGGATTACAGTTCCGCCAAGCGTGGAGGATATCACATTGGCAGCGGTGCTATTGAAAGCGCCAATAAATTCATTAGCCATACAAGGCTTAAACGATCAGGAGCTTGGTGGTATATCCAAAACGCTAATAACATACTCAAGATCAGATGCGCGAAATATAACGGTACTTACGATAAAGTTATCGAAAAATACAAAAGGGACGACCAGGAAAGAATTAAAAATAAAAAATTTAAGAGAAGTCTTCGAATTGTTAAATAA
- a CDS encoding DNA adenine methylase, whose amino-acid sequence MNYPGGKGGVFQKLINLMPPHDVYIETHLGGGAVIRNKRPARSNFGIEIDSEVVEMWTNMHPIGFELVHDDAINYLNNYHFTGKELVYCDPPYLRETRKKYGRLYKYDYSRAQHIELLEVLKTLPCMVMISGYESTLYKESLRSWQTHSFQAVCHHGVATEWLWMNYSVPVGLHDYRYLGNNFRERERIKRKTKRWTAKLKSMPVLERQALLFAIDVFRER is encoded by the coding sequence ATGAATTATCCAGGCGGCAAAGGAGGTGTATTCCAAAAGTTAATCAATCTTATGCCACCCCATGATGTCTACATAGAGACTCATTTGGGTGGTGGCGCTGTTATACGGAACAAACGACCTGCCAGGAGTAATTTTGGGATAGAAATTGACTCGGAAGTTGTTGAGATGTGGACAAATATGCATCCAATAGGTTTTGAACTGGTCCATGATGACGCAATTAATTATCTGAATAATTATCATTTCACAGGAAAAGAACTGGTATATTGTGACCCACCATATCTTCGCGAGACAAGGAAAAAGTATGGACGGCTATATAAATATGACTATAGCCGTGCGCAGCACATCGAACTTTTGGAAGTTTTGAAAACTCTTCCCTGCATGGTGATGATATCCGGTTACGAGTCAACCTTATACAAAGAATCATTGCGTAGCTGGCAGACACATTCTTTTCAGGCCGTCTGTCATCATGGCGTAGCAACGGAGTGGTTATGGATGAACTATAGTGTTCCGGTAGGACTGCACGACTATCGTTATCTTGGCAATAACTTTCGTGAGCGGGAACGGATAAAGAGGAAGACCAAAAGGTGGACAGCGAAACTTAAATCCATGCCTGTATTAGAACGTCAGGCGTTACTATTCGCCATAGATGTATTCAGGGAGCGATAG
- a CDS encoding cyclic nucleotide-binding domain-containing protein, which produces MSNIAFQAFILAIISACSLPLGAITSAFWKPRDRVLAFLMAFGGGALLAALTIDLVGSALEKGEFSSLALGALFGGLLFIVLNQIINNHGGFLRKSSTTIYYLQRQRRVRFKRVLKHIGLLTIFKDLPRNEVRSLATSVVFRKYPKGSTLYHRNDPSERLYIIEDGQVELLDPQQNMRPFRVLHKNDSFGRMAFFTGAPHQTVAVTTTDIRVWTLSRREFNKCLKGSPKLRNALRLFLHGKDIIQYLQERHGMDYDGAKGWVSSALESLQKEGVLLEAVPLVRRDDEFKLVVNKIRRVPFFSGLELEDIEEIATRVFTKNHEKGYTFFHQNEYADRMYIIECGEVALIDPGDKTRALLTLHPNDAFGTMAFLTGACHTVTAIATDNTTGAFPIFCKI; this is translated from the coding sequence ATGTCAAACATTGCGTTTCAAGCTTTCATTTTGGCAATTATCAGTGCCTGTTCTCTTCCCCTGGGGGCAATTACGTCCGCATTCTGGAAACCAAGAGACCGTGTGCTGGCATTTCTAATGGCGTTCGGAGGTGGAGCGCTTCTTGCAGCGCTTACCATAGACCTTGTGGGATCGGCCCTCGAGAAAGGCGAGTTCTCTTCACTGGCTCTGGGAGCTCTTTTTGGTGGATTACTTTTTATAGTCTTAAACCAGATAATAAATAACCACGGCGGATTTTTACGGAAATCTTCGACAACCATCTACTATCTGCAACGACAGAGGCGCGTTCGATTTAAGAGGGTGCTGAAACACATAGGACTGCTAACGATTTTTAAAGATCTTCCACGAAATGAAGTACGTAGTCTTGCTACGTCCGTGGTTTTTCGCAAATATCCAAAAGGCAGTACGCTCTATCACAGAAATGACCCGAGTGAAAGGTTGTACATCATTGAGGACGGCCAGGTTGAACTCCTTGATCCTCAGCAAAACATGAGACCGTTCAGGGTGCTTCACAAGAATGATTCGTTTGGGCGAATGGCTTTTTTTACCGGTGCACCGCACCAGACAGTAGCAGTTACCACAACGGATATTCGAGTATGGACCCTTTCACGCAGAGAATTCAACAAGTGTTTAAAAGGTTCCCCGAAACTCAGAAATGCTCTCCGTTTATTCCTCCATGGCAAGGATATAATTCAGTATCTGCAGGAACGTCACGGAATGGATTATGATGGCGCAAAAGGCTGGGTATCATCCGCATTAGAAAGCTTGCAGAAAGAAGGAGTATTGCTGGAGGCTGTACCATTAGTACGCCGTGATGATGAATTCAAACTCGTCGTCAATAAAATAAGACGTGTTCCTTTCTTTTCCGGCCTTGAGTTGGAAGACATTGAGGAAATCGCTACACGCGTGTTTACCAAGAATCATGAGAAGGGGTATACTTTTTTTCATCAAAATGAGTATGCGGACCGCATGTACATCATAGAGTGTGGTGAGGTGGCTCTCATTGATCCTGGTGATAAGACTCGGGCTTTGCTGACATTGCATCCGAATGATGCATTTGGAACAATGGCTTTTCTCACAGGAGCCTGCCATACGGTAACCGCTATTGCTACTGATAATACAACGGGAGCATTCCCGATTTTTTGTAAAATATAA
- a CDS encoding ferritin-like domain-containing protein encodes MSALPRRLLLLLQFNHLTEVGATAIYKFQAKMVKDNTLKRKLQVFGSDENMHKRELCKIITKYGSRSLPLEKITRLLCLVFALLSTIGGQNTIVMTDILLEHRGIQMYRKQKWLLVDLVDNETIEKYNGIIKMEEGHLKWLTEWRINRHTC; translated from the coding sequence ATGTCGGCACTTCCAAGAAGATTACTATTATTATTGCAGTTTAATCATCTCACAGAGGTTGGAGCCACTGCCATTTATAAATTTCAGGCGAAGATGGTAAAGGATAACACCCTGAAACGAAAGCTTCAAGTATTTGGTAGTGATGAAAACATGCATAAGCGAGAACTCTGTAAAATTATCACAAAATACGGCAGCCGTTCTCTGCCACTTGAAAAGATTACAAGATTGCTCTGTCTGGTTTTTGCCTTGCTGAGTACTATTGGAGGGCAAAATACGATTGTAATGACGGACATACTCCTTGAGCACAGGGGTATTCAGATGTACAGGAAACAAAAATGGCTATTAGTGGATTTGGTTGATAACGAAACAATTGAAAAATATAATGGTATCATCAAGATGGAGGAAGGCCATTTAAAATGGTTAACCGAATGGAGAATCAACAGGCACACGTGCTGA
- a CDS encoding phosphoadenosine phosphosulfate reductase family protein: MKLEKKIDLKNTNKEFITKDSKERILWAYETFKERLLLTTSGGETSAVLPNLTRDVLGFCPPIIFVDIGYFNDCTHNMIKYFENEGYDVKVYKSIISRNEIEKKYPNWSDPDSPCFHDVVSMIKHEPLNRGFKELEAKAWLGGVMSYETEERKKINFVQFNRGLYQILPILDWDYCKINQYILLNKLPVNKNHYDITKGPDQKKECNIWKECGIYRNI, encoded by the coding sequence ATGAAATTAGAAAAGAAAATAGATTTAAAAAATACCAATAAAGAGTTCATTACTAAAGATAGTAAAGAGAGAATCCTGTGGGCATACGAAACATTTAAGGAGAGATTGCTCTTGACAACAAGCGGTGGTGAAACATCAGCAGTTTTACCAAACTTAACAAGAGATGTATTGGGTTTTTGCCCGCCTATAATATTTGTAGATATTGGATATTTCAATGATTGTACACACAATATGATTAAATATTTCGAAAATGAAGGGTATGATGTTAAAGTGTATAAAAGCATAATTTCAAGAAATGAAATTGAAAAGAAGTACCCCAATTGGAGCGATCCAGATTCTCCCTGTTTCCATGACGTTGTGTCTATGATAAAGCATGAGCCTCTCAATAGAGGATTTAAGGAACTGGAAGCTAAAGCGTGGTTGGGAGGAGTCATGAGTTATGAGACAGAAGAGAGGAAAAAAATAAATTTTGTTCAATTTAATAGAGGATTATATCAAATACTTCCAATTTTAGATTGGGATTATTGTAAAATTAACCAATATATTCTATTGAATAAGTTACCCGTAAACAAAAACCATTACGATATTACCAAAGGTCCTGATCAAAAAAAGGAGTGTAACATATGGAAAGAGTGCGGAATTTATCGGAACATTTAA